In a single window of the Nocardioides massiliensis genome:
- the rbfA gene encoding 30S ribosome-binding factor RbfA, giving the protein MASPRVRKIADRIQVIVAEMLERRIKDPRLGFVTVTDVRLTGDAQQATVFYTVLGMDAGDEESAIASSAAALESAKGLLRSEVGKQLGMRHVPSLTFVHDALPETARQLDEVLARARQLDEQLAASRKETYAGEPDPYKKPRVIGEDDADDDEDAGESGAERE; this is encoded by the coding sequence ATGGCTAGCCCGCGGGTGCGCAAGATCGCTGACCGGATCCAGGTGATCGTCGCGGAGATGCTCGAGCGGCGGATCAAGGACCCGCGGCTGGGGTTCGTGACGGTGACCGACGTGCGGCTGACCGGCGATGCGCAGCAGGCGACGGTGTTCTACACCGTGCTCGGCATGGATGCCGGTGACGAGGAGTCGGCGATCGCGTCGTCGGCCGCGGCGCTGGAGTCGGCCAAGGGGCTGTTGCGCTCCGAGGTGGGCAAGCAGCTGGGGATGCGGCACGTGCCGAGCCTGACGTTCGTCCACGACGCGCTGCCCGAGACCGCGCGCCAGCTCGACGAGGTGTTGGCCCGGGCGCGGCAGCTCGACGAGCAGCTGGCGGCGTCGCGCAAGGAGACGTACGCCGGCGAGCCCGACCCCTACAAGAAGCCGCGGGTCATCGGCGAGGACGACGCGGACGACGACGAGGACGCGGGCGAGAGCGGCGCGGAGCGGGAGTGA
- the truB gene encoding tRNA pseudouridine(55) synthase TruB, whose protein sequence is MSAPAPTGLLVVDKPAGITSHGVVARARKALGTRKIGHAGTLDPMATGVLVLGVGRATRLLGHLMLTEKTYEATMRLGVITTTDDAEGEVVAEADTAHLDEDAVRAALAAYVGEIEQVPTAVSAIKVDGKRAYQRVRDGEEVELKARPVTIHELDVTGVTLPEVSFRVRCSSGTYVRAIARDAGRDLGVGGHLTALRRTAVGPFGLDVAHLPDDLDADALLPMAQVARAAFPTLDLSDDTAQAVRFGRAIDAELEALTALLDPAGEFLALYEPKDGRARPVAVFV, encoded by the coding sequence GTGAGCGCTCCGGCTCCCACGGGGCTGCTGGTCGTCGACAAGCCGGCGGGCATCACCTCCCACGGCGTCGTCGCGCGCGCCCGCAAGGCGCTCGGCACCCGCAAGATCGGCCATGCGGGGACGCTCGACCCGATGGCGACCGGGGTGCTGGTCCTCGGTGTCGGGCGGGCGACCCGCCTGCTCGGGCACCTGATGCTGACCGAGAAGACCTACGAGGCGACGATGCGGCTCGGGGTCATCACGACCACCGACGACGCCGAGGGCGAGGTCGTCGCCGAGGCTGACACCGCGCACCTCGACGAGGACGCGGTGCGGGCGGCGCTGGCGGCGTACGTCGGCGAGATCGAGCAGGTGCCGACCGCGGTGTCCGCGATCAAGGTCGACGGCAAGCGTGCCTACCAGCGGGTGCGCGACGGCGAGGAGGTCGAGCTCAAGGCCCGGCCCGTGACCATCCACGAGCTCGACGTCACCGGCGTCACGCTGCCCGAGGTGTCCTTCCGCGTCCGCTGCTCCAGCGGCACCTACGTCCGGGCGATCGCCCGCGACGCCGGTCGCGACCTCGGGGTCGGCGGGCACCTCACCGCGCTGCGGCGTACGGCGGTCGGACCGTTCGGGCTCGACGTCGCGCACCTGCCCGACGATCTCGATGCCGACGCGCTGCTGCCGATGGCGCAGGTCGCCCGCGCGGCCTTCCCGACCCTCGACCTCAGCGACGACACGGCGCAGGCCGTCCGGTTCGGCCGCGCGATCGACGCGGAGCTGGAGGCACTGACGGCACTGCTCGACCCGGCGGGGGAGTTCCTCGCGCTGTATGAGCCCAAGGACGGCCGCGCCCGCCCGGTCGCGGTGTTCGTCTGA
- a CDS encoding bifunctional riboflavin kinase/FAD synthetase, with amino-acid sequence MADPEATRVWRTLDEVPSDLGRTVVTIGNFDGVHLGHQHVIRRARELADRLGVARVVAVTFDPHPIAVLRPEHAPPTLTTVDRRLPLLLGAGIDDVLVVPFSRAIADWTPEHFVEEILVRTLRAAGVCVGANFRFGNRAAGDVATLQELGAVHDFTVDPVALDGGPQVWSSTYVRNCLAAGDVEGAAEALGRSVTVDGAVVRGDQRGRELGYPTANVPARDGVAVPADGVYAGWLTRHDTAERFPAAISVGTNPTFEGERNRRVEAYVLDRTDLDLYGVEVEVTFVARIRGMRRFDGIEQLVEAMADDVSRTRGLLGLPAR; translated from the coding sequence GTGGCAGATCCGGAAGCGACGCGCGTGTGGCGCACCCTCGACGAGGTGCCGTCCGACCTCGGGCGCACCGTCGTGACGATCGGCAACTTCGACGGTGTGCACCTCGGACACCAGCACGTGATCCGCCGCGCCCGCGAGCTCGCCGACCGGCTCGGCGTGGCGCGGGTGGTCGCGGTGACCTTCGACCCGCACCCGATCGCGGTGCTGCGGCCCGAGCACGCACCCCCCACCCTGACCACGGTTGATCGCCGGCTCCCGCTGCTGCTCGGCGCGGGCATCGACGACGTCCTCGTGGTGCCGTTCAGCCGCGCGATCGCGGACTGGACCCCTGAGCACTTCGTCGAGGAGATCCTGGTGCGCACCCTGCGCGCGGCCGGGGTCTGCGTCGGTGCCAACTTCCGCTTCGGCAACCGTGCCGCGGGTGACGTCGCGACGCTGCAGGAGCTCGGGGCCGTCCACGACTTCACCGTCGACCCGGTCGCGCTCGACGGGGGGCCGCAGGTCTGGTCGTCGACGTACGTCCGCAACTGCCTGGCCGCCGGTGACGTCGAGGGCGCCGCGGAGGCACTGGGTCGCTCGGTCACCGTCGACGGCGCGGTGGTGCGCGGTGACCAGCGCGGGCGCGAGCTCGGCTACCCGACCGCCAACGTGCCGGCCCGCGACGGCGTCGCGGTCCCCGCGGACGGGGTGTACGCCGGCTGGCTCACCCGCCACGACACCGCCGAGCGATTCCCCGCAGCGATCTCGGTCGGCACCAACCCGACGTTCGAGGGGGAGCGGAACCGTCGCGTGGAGGCCTACGTCCTCGACCGCACCGACCTGGACCTGTATGGCGTCGAGGTCGAGGTCACCTTCGTGGCCCGGATCCGCGGGATGCGTCGCTTCGACGGCATCGAGCAGCTGGTCGAGGCGATGGCCGACGACGTCTCCCGCACCCGCGGGCTCCTCGGCCTCCCGGCCCGGTGA